A region from the Musa acuminata AAA Group cultivar baxijiao chromosome BXJ1-10, Cavendish_Baxijiao_AAA, whole genome shotgun sequence genome encodes:
- the LOC135596012 gene encoding mitogen-activated protein kinase kinase SIPKK-like isoform X1, which translates to MVIFSVENFCASSFDLRRPHQFTHASVPLCSSSLPPRDHHLPSVAFVGSRVRTKGKQNKSKSVLPCFPMRRGGLNPDLRLSLPSHEASISQFLTQSGTFKDGDLLVNKDGLRILSHSEEDGQSLINPIVNQLSLDDVDTVKVIGKGSGGIVQLVRHKWTGQFFALKVIELNIQDSVRKQIAQELRISLSTQCPCVVACYQCFYYNGAISIVLEYMDGGSLADFLNSVKTIPEPYLAAICKQVLQGLIYLHHEKRIIHRDLKPSNILINHRGEVKISDFGVSAIIASSSGQRDTFIGTYNYMSPERIASQTHGYISDIWSFGLVVLECATGQFPYPRCDSFYELLDMIVEQPPPCAPPEQFSEEFCSFISECLQKKPKDRKTARLLLVSGVSDLLNSRIFLCRGRYYSSSHMVHLWSQKHPFLSMYDDLQVDLASYFTMSGLPLSQFLKE; encoded by the exons ATGGTCATATTTTCCGTCGAGAACTTTTGTGCCAGTTCCTTCGACCTCCGACGCCCCCATCAGTTCACCCACGCATCAGTTCCTCTTTGCTCCTCCTCGCTCCCTCCGCGTGATCACCACCTTCCCTCGGTCGCCTTCGTTGGGAGCCGTGTTCGgacaaaaggaaaacaaaataaaAGTAAATCAGTGCTGCCGTGCTTCCCGATGAGGAGGGGCGGCCTCAATCCCGACCTCAGGCTGTCTCTCCCGAGCCACGAGGCCTCCATTAGCCAGTTCCT GACTCAGAGTGGAACGTTCAAGGACGGGGATCTTCTCGTGAATAAGGACGGGCTTCGGATCCTCTCTCACAGCGAAGAAGACGGG CAATCTCTCATAAACCCGATAGTTAATCAGTTGAGTTTAGATGATGTAGACACGGTTAAAGTGATCGGGAAAGGTAGCGGTGGAATTGTGCAGCTGGTCCGCCACAAATGGACGGGCCAATTTTTTGCTCTCAAG GTTATAGAACTGAACATTCAAGACAGCGTACGCAAGCAAATTGCTCAGGAACTCAGGATAAGCCTGTCGACCCAGTGCCCATGCGTCGTTGCATGCTACCAGTGCTTCTACTACAATGGTGCCATCTCTAtagtgttggagtacatggatggAGGCTCCCTTGCTGATTTTTTGAACAGCGTGAAAACCATTCCAGAGCCGTATCTTGCGGCAATCTGTAAGCAG GTTCTTCAAGGATTGATCTATTTACACCATGAAAAGCGCATCATACACCGAGACCTGAAGCCGTCAAACATTCTGATCAATCACAGAGGGGAGGTTAAGATATCTGACTTTGGTGTCAGTGCTATAATCGCAAGCTCGTCTGGTCAACGAGATACCTTTATCGGCACTTACAATTACATGTCT CCAGAAAGAATAGCTTCACAGACACATGGCTACATAAGTGATATTTGGAGCTTTGGTCTGGTTGTGTTGGAATGCGCTACGGGCCAGTTTCCTTATCCACGTTGTGATAGTTTCTACGAGCTTTTGGATATGATAGTCGAACAGCCACCGCCCTGTGCTCCTCCAGAACAGTTCTCCGAGGAGTTTTGCTCATTCATTTCTGAATG TTTACAGAAAAAGCCCAAGGATAGAAAAACTGCACGGCTGCTTCTGGTAAGTGGCGTATCTGATTTGCTCAATTCACGTATATTCCTTTGCAGAGGACGCTACTATTCTTCCTCTCACATGGTGCATTTGTGGAGCCAGAAACATCCCTTCCTGAGCATGTacgatgacctgcaagtggatctTGCTTCTTACTTCACCATGTCCGGATTGCCGCTCAGCCAGTTTTTGAAGGAATGA
- the LOC135595054 gene encoding tetraspanin-2-like codes for MGVSNNITALLNFVGLLCSVPVIGAGIWLASKQDNECVRLARWPVIILGVLLMLVSLAGFVGAYWNKQGLLAAYLFCMAALIVLLLALLIFAFAVTRPDGSYPVPGRAYREYRLGGFSVWLRHYVADHWPQIRTCLSSSNVCQNLGRNQPYLTADQFFRTDLTPLQSGCCKPPTVCGYGYVNPTMWNNPSNPMADVDCAIWSNDQSQLCYDCSSCEAGLLGNLRKEWRKANVALIIAAVVLIWVYIIGCSAFKNAQAQDLFRRYKQGFV; via the exons ATGGGCGTGAGCAACAACATCACGGCCTTGCTCAACTTCGTGGGCCTGCTGTGCTCCGTGCCCGTGATCGGCGCGGGCATTTGGCTGGCCTCCAAACAGGACAACGAGTGCGTCCGTCTCGCCCGGTGGCCCGTCATCATCCTCGGCGTGCTCCTCATGCTCGTCTCCCTTGCCGGCTTTGTCGGCGCCTACTGGAACAAGCAGGGCCTGCTCGCCGCCTACCTCTTCTGCATGGCCGCCCTCAtcgtcctcctcctcgccctcctcatCTTCGCCTTCGCCGTCACTCGCCCCGACGGCTCCTACCCGGTCCCGGGCCGCGCCTACCGCGAGTACCGCCTCGGCGGCTTCTCCGTTTGGCTCCGCCATTACGTCGCCGACCACTGGCCTCAGATCCGCACCTGCCTCAGCTCTTCCAATGTTTGCCAGAATCTTGGCAGGAATCAGCCCTATCTCACCGCCGATCAGTTCTTTCGGACCGACCTCACGCCTCTCCAG TCAGGATGCTGTAAACCACCGACGGTGTGTGGATATGGGTACGTGAACCCGACAATGTGGAACAATCCCAGTAACCCCATGGCGGACGTGGACTGCGCTATCTGGAGCAACGACCAGAGCCAGCTCTGCTACGACTGCAGCTCGTGCGAGGCCGGGCTGCTGGGCAACCTGCGGAAAGAATGGCGCAAGGCCAATGTCGCGCTCATCATCGCCGCCGTCGTGCTCATCTGGGTCTACATCATCGGCTGCAGCGCTTTCAAGAATGCGCAGGCCCAGGATCTCTTCCGCCGCTACAAGCAGGGCTTCGTCTGA
- the LOC135596012 gene encoding mitogen-activated protein kinase kinase SIPKK-like isoform X2, which produces MVIFSVENFCASSFDLRRPHQFTHASVPLCSSSLPPRDHHLPSVAFVGSRVRTKGKQNKSKSVLPCFPMRRGGLNPDLRLSLPSHEASISQFLTQSGTFKDGDLLVNKDGLRILSHSEEDGQSLINPIVNQLSLDDVDTVKVIGKGSGGIVQLVRHKWTGQFFALKVIELNIQDSVRKQIAQELRISLSTQCPCVVACYQCFYYNGAISIVLEYMDGGSLADFLNSVKTIPEPYLAAICKQVLQGLIYLHHEKRIIHRDLKPSNILINHRGEVKISDFGVSAIIASSSGQRDTFIGTYNYMSPERIASQTHGYISDIWSFGLVVLECATGQFPYPRCDSFYELLDMIVEQPPPCAPPEQFSEEFCSFISECLQKKPKDRKTARLLLKHPFLSMYDDLQVDLASYFTMSGLPLSQFLKE; this is translated from the exons ATGGTCATATTTTCCGTCGAGAACTTTTGTGCCAGTTCCTTCGACCTCCGACGCCCCCATCAGTTCACCCACGCATCAGTTCCTCTTTGCTCCTCCTCGCTCCCTCCGCGTGATCACCACCTTCCCTCGGTCGCCTTCGTTGGGAGCCGTGTTCGgacaaaaggaaaacaaaataaaAGTAAATCAGTGCTGCCGTGCTTCCCGATGAGGAGGGGCGGCCTCAATCCCGACCTCAGGCTGTCTCTCCCGAGCCACGAGGCCTCCATTAGCCAGTTCCT GACTCAGAGTGGAACGTTCAAGGACGGGGATCTTCTCGTGAATAAGGACGGGCTTCGGATCCTCTCTCACAGCGAAGAAGACGGG CAATCTCTCATAAACCCGATAGTTAATCAGTTGAGTTTAGATGATGTAGACACGGTTAAAGTGATCGGGAAAGGTAGCGGTGGAATTGTGCAGCTGGTCCGCCACAAATGGACGGGCCAATTTTTTGCTCTCAAG GTTATAGAACTGAACATTCAAGACAGCGTACGCAAGCAAATTGCTCAGGAACTCAGGATAAGCCTGTCGACCCAGTGCCCATGCGTCGTTGCATGCTACCAGTGCTTCTACTACAATGGTGCCATCTCTAtagtgttggagtacatggatggAGGCTCCCTTGCTGATTTTTTGAACAGCGTGAAAACCATTCCAGAGCCGTATCTTGCGGCAATCTGTAAGCAG GTTCTTCAAGGATTGATCTATTTACACCATGAAAAGCGCATCATACACCGAGACCTGAAGCCGTCAAACATTCTGATCAATCACAGAGGGGAGGTTAAGATATCTGACTTTGGTGTCAGTGCTATAATCGCAAGCTCGTCTGGTCAACGAGATACCTTTATCGGCACTTACAATTACATGTCT CCAGAAAGAATAGCTTCACAGACACATGGCTACATAAGTGATATTTGGAGCTTTGGTCTGGTTGTGTTGGAATGCGCTACGGGCCAGTTTCCTTATCCACGTTGTGATAGTTTCTACGAGCTTTTGGATATGATAGTCGAACAGCCACCGCCCTGTGCTCCTCCAGAACAGTTCTCCGAGGAGTTTTGCTCATTCATTTCTGAATG TTTACAGAAAAAGCCCAAGGATAGAAAAACTGCACGGCTGCTTCTG AAACATCCCTTCCTGAGCATGTacgatgacctgcaagtggatctTGCTTCTTACTTCACCATGTCCGGATTGCCGCTCAGCCAGTTTTTGAAGGAATGA
- the LOC135596012 gene encoding mitogen-activated protein kinase kinase SIPKK-like isoform X3: MVIFSVENFCASSFDLRRPHQFTHASVPLCSSSLPPRDHHLPSVAFVGSRVRTKGKQNKSKSVLPCFPMRRGGLNPDLRLSLPSHEASISQFLTQSGTFKDGDLLVNKDGLRILSHSEEDGQSLINPIVNQLSLDDVDTVKVIGKGSGGIVQLVRHKWTGQFFALKVIELNIQDSVRKQIAQELRISLSTQCPCVVACYQCFYYNGAISIVLEYMDGGSLADFLNSVKTIPEPYLAAICKQVLQGLIYLHHEKRIIHRDLKPSNILINHRGEVKISDFGVSAIIASSSGQRDTFIGTYNYMSPERIASQTHGYISDIWSFGLVVLECATGQFPYPRCDSFYELLDMIVEQPPPCAPPEQFSEEFCSFISE, from the exons ATGGTCATATTTTCCGTCGAGAACTTTTGTGCCAGTTCCTTCGACCTCCGACGCCCCCATCAGTTCACCCACGCATCAGTTCCTCTTTGCTCCTCCTCGCTCCCTCCGCGTGATCACCACCTTCCCTCGGTCGCCTTCGTTGGGAGCCGTGTTCGgacaaaaggaaaacaaaataaaAGTAAATCAGTGCTGCCGTGCTTCCCGATGAGGAGGGGCGGCCTCAATCCCGACCTCAGGCTGTCTCTCCCGAGCCACGAGGCCTCCATTAGCCAGTTCCT GACTCAGAGTGGAACGTTCAAGGACGGGGATCTTCTCGTGAATAAGGACGGGCTTCGGATCCTCTCTCACAGCGAAGAAGACGGG CAATCTCTCATAAACCCGATAGTTAATCAGTTGAGTTTAGATGATGTAGACACGGTTAAAGTGATCGGGAAAGGTAGCGGTGGAATTGTGCAGCTGGTCCGCCACAAATGGACGGGCCAATTTTTTGCTCTCAAG GTTATAGAACTGAACATTCAAGACAGCGTACGCAAGCAAATTGCTCAGGAACTCAGGATAAGCCTGTCGACCCAGTGCCCATGCGTCGTTGCATGCTACCAGTGCTTCTACTACAATGGTGCCATCTCTAtagtgttggagtacatggatggAGGCTCCCTTGCTGATTTTTTGAACAGCGTGAAAACCATTCCAGAGCCGTATCTTGCGGCAATCTGTAAGCAG GTTCTTCAAGGATTGATCTATTTACACCATGAAAAGCGCATCATACACCGAGACCTGAAGCCGTCAAACATTCTGATCAATCACAGAGGGGAGGTTAAGATATCTGACTTTGGTGTCAGTGCTATAATCGCAAGCTCGTCTGGTCAACGAGATACCTTTATCGGCACTTACAATTACATGTCT CCAGAAAGAATAGCTTCACAGACACATGGCTACATAAGTGATATTTGGAGCTTTGGTCTGGTTGTGTTGGAATGCGCTACGGGCCAGTTTCCTTATCCACGTTGTGATAGTTTCTACGAGCTTTTGGATATGATAGTCGAACAGCCACCGCCCTGTGCTCCTCCAGAACAGTTCTCCGAGGAGTTTTGCTCATTCATTTCTGAATG A
- the LOC103968838 gene encoding DEAD-box ATP-dependent RNA helicase 20 → MSRYDSRAADPGSYRDRRSDAGFGGSSQSYSRGFEPSGKRDAGATGDLDGLLTPFEKNFYVEAPSVAAMTEEEVEAYRRKREITVEGRDVPKPVREFQDIGFPEYVMQEIEKAGFVEPTPIQAQGWPMALKGRDLIGIAETGSGKTLAYLLPAIIHVNAQPVLAPGDGPIVLVLAPTRELAVQIQQEATKFGASSKIKNTCIYGGVPKGPQVRDLQKGVEIVIATPGRLIDMLESHHTNLRRVTYLVLDEADRMLDMGFEPQMRKIISQIRPDRQTLYWSATWPKEVEQLARQFLYNPYKVIIGSIDLKANHAIHQRVEIVSENQKYNKLVKLLEDIMDGSRILIFMDTKKGCDQITRQLRTDGWPALSIHGDKSQAERDWVLSEFKSGKSPIMTATDVAARGLDVKDVKYVINYDFPGSLEDYVHRIGRTGRAGAKGTAYTFFTAANARFAKDLIKILEEAGQKVNPELAKMGRGPPPPAGHGGFRDRYGSSRQWS, encoded by the exons ATGAGCCGCTACGACAGCCGCGCCGCCGACCCCGGCTCCTACCGCGACCGGAGAAG CGATGCAGGATTCGGCGGGAGTTCACAGAGCTACAGCAGGGGATTCGAGCCCTCCGGCAAGCGAGACGCGGGGGCCACCGGCGACCTGGATGGGCTGCTCACTCCCTTCGAGAAGAACTTCTACGTAGAGGCCCCCTCCGTGGCTGCTATGaccgaggaggaggtggaggcgtACCGCCGGAAGAGGGAGATCACCGTCGAGGGCCGTGATGTGCCAAAACCCGTCAGAGAGTTCCAGGACATCGGTTTCCCAG AATATGTTATGCAAGAAATTGAAAAGGCTGGATTTGTAGAGCCTACTCCTATACAAGCACAAGGGTGGCCAATGGCTTTGAAGGGTCGTGACCTCATTGGTATTGCTGAAACTGGATCTGGAAAGACGCTAGCTTATTTGTTACCTGCCATTATCCATGTTAATGCTCAGCCAGTTTTAG CTCCTGGTGATGGTCCAATTGTTCTGGTTTTGGCTCCAACTCGTGAACTTGCTGTTCAGATACAACAAGAAGCGACTAAGTTTGGAGCATCCTCAAAGATAAAGAACACTTGTATATATGGTGGGGTTCCAAAGGGTCCTCAAGTTCGAGATCTTCAAAAAG GTGTTGAGATTGTTATTGCTACACCTGGACGTCTTATCGATATGTTGGAGTCACACCATACAAACTTAAGGAGGGTCACATATCTTGTTTTGGATGAGGCTGATCGAATGCTAGACATGGGCTTTGAACCTCAGATGCGGAAAATTATTTCCCAG ATTCGCCCAGATCGTCAGACCCTTTACTGGAGTGCTACTTGGCCCAAGGAGGTCGAACAACTTGCAAGGCAGTTTCTGTATAACCCATACAAG GTGATTATCGGTTCCATAGACTTGAAAGCTAATCATGCAATACACCAGCGTGTAGAGATTGTTTCAGAGAATCAGAAATATAACAA ATTGGTCAAACTGCTGGAGGATATCATGGATGGTAGCCGAATTCTGATATTCATGGACACCAAGAAGGGTTGTGACCAGATCACAAGACAGCTACGAACTGATGGCTGGCCTGCTCTGTCTATTCATGGTGATAAAAGTCAAGCTGAAAGGGACTGGGTCCTTTCTGAATTTAAATCAGGGAAGAGTCCTATAATGACTGCTACTGATGTTGCTGCTCGTGGTTTGG ATGTGAAGGACGTGAAATATGTGATCAACTATGACTTTCCTGGATCCTTGGAGGATTATGTGCATCGTATTGGGCGAACGGGAAGAGCTGGGGCCAAGGGAACTGCATATACCTTTTTCACTGCAGCTAATGCAAGATTTGCAAAAGATCTTATTAAAATATTAGAAGAAGCTGGGCAGAAAGTTAATCCCGAGCTGGCTAAAATGGGTCGCGGACCCCCTCCCCCAGCAG